aaacattgataaaTATGTTTATTCTTATTGATGAcgtattatttagtttacaaatttaatctctgtAACATTACCCTTTTAACAACCCCTAAAAAAGTACCTACATTATTTTTCCTGTGAAAATCAGAGAACTTGTACCTGGAAAGCTTTTATAAGGGAGAGATCGACGAAGCCGGGATTGTTGGACTGGAGACCAGAAATGGAACCGAGCAGCCCAAGGCTCTGAAACGACTGACGAACAGTGATTTCTGCCAGCGTCGAATTGGTGGCCAAGGAAAGCGGCCACGTCAGCCTGACGCAGTTGAACCCCAGCGACGTGATTCGCTTGGTGATTGCGTTCACCGGCTGCTTGCTGAGGCCTTCGGCAAGGACAGTGTCGAGATGCGACACCCAATTTACGCAGGCCAGCTTCACGCGCCTCCCATTCTCGTCGACGATCCACCGCGTGTGGGTGGAGAGTGGGAGGGCTGGGACTGCGATGAGAGAAAGGATGGAGAGAAAGGAGAAGAGTGAGATGATCGGCCTCGACATGGCTAGGAAGTTAGTTGAGAATTTATGGGAGCTCTTAATCTATATACTGCTGATTGATAGGCCCACCACACTCCATGCAGTTCACTCCATGCACTTCACAACAattagataaaaaaatttacaatttacAAGGCTTTTTACCCGGTATACATTTATCATGCTTCGGATTGTGTAAATTATTACAAGGTTTTTTACTAAATACACGATGAGGcgattttatttatatattttttcttatttttggtatactttagtaattattttggtgagattttgatgttttattctatatttttaatgtaggacatGCAAACTCATTTTTGGTATAAAATGATCAACCAGtggaatttttttaataattccaATTGGAGAGGGTTCGTGAGTCTGTCAAGAAGGTTGTGtcaaaattttagaattttatcCCGAAGTATTTGATTGAGCAAATTAATTTTGGTACAACACGCAATGTTGGCAGATTGAGCTGCAAGGCTCATTTGCGATTTGGGCTTCAAGATGTGGTTCTTGGACTTGGGTTCTTCTACAAACTTGCCGAGGACATCCTAAGCTTTAATTCAAGTCATTTTGGACATGTTTTGGCCATGATGGTCCCAAAATGTGGGAATTTTTCGATTGGCCAAATTTCCTACCTTGATTTAGATTGTGATTTTAagttattgttttattattttgttcctaGTTTTTTGAAGACCTTTCATAGGAAGGCTTTATAGTAGTTAAATAAGGCTTATTCGGCCATTATGGTCCTCTAAGCACCACTTTGGAAAACTAAGCTTAGAGAGCTATTTGACCATTCAACTTCATTTTACAAGGTGTCTtcaatcattttcttctttatgATATTTTGCTTTTTAAGTATGattatgcgtaactaattccttttgctagaGCAAGGCCACAAGCTTTGCAAAAATATGTAggttcttttcaatttacttatgatattatgcatgtatgttttgaattattaatcttCGTGTTTGAAACTATCTAATAGTTGTGATGATTGGCCATCATTAGGATGTttaaaaaagtaatttgatgcaattttggtctgAAGGTTCTTTGAAATTGGCTATGATttattgtggttaataattgtaagttcacttacaCTCTGTTTGGATAtagtaaaataaaacataatttcatttaaaatacAGAATTTGGGATGGGAAAGCAATTTTCCCTCATTTGGGAACTTGTAGCGTGAGAATAGCCAATTTCTATGGGAAAAAAGGGGAAATTGGGGATGAAGATATCCAAGCTTAATTTCCGTCTAAATAGGTGGAATTTCACAATTCCAACAACAACAAGAACCCAAAATTCATCGTTTGGAAATCTTGCATGcaccaaatttgaaatttcatgaTTAGGGTGTCAAACTGGGATAATTAGCACCAAAGTTCACAATAAAAGGGTTGCATCTTCACTCTGTTAACTCTCCAATCTTCGAAGGGATTCTCGCTcgtgcttcatcttcttccttcgtTCTAGGTCAacctcttctctcttctttcttgaattatttttaGCTTTTTGGGTATATTTTTTATAGCAATTGTGAACTTTGCTGATAGTCATACGCTTGGTGTGCTTATTAGGATTTTTTCCCCAATTGAATTGTGTATTGGGTATGTAACCTTATCTGGGAAAGGGGGAAGGTTTTTGGGTCTGTAACATTGTTTGGGAAAAAGGGAAggtttttggtggtggtgggtaGGGGGATACACATTATTGGCTCTTCCCTTGAATTGTTTCCTTCactagaagaaaagaaaacataatcTAGTAGTCCtccatttttagtttttgatggCCTTTGGTATTAGTTCAGAAGTTCCTTATTACAAATGTTCTTTTGAAGGTTAACAATAGCCAAGATTGAATGTGATGATTTTGTTAAGCCACCAAAGCagtaattgaaagaaagaattaCTCTCATGATACTAATGTCAGATCGTTCTATCTTTACGAATCAACTGTTGATTTGAATGTAAAAGAATTACTCTCATGATACTAATGTCAGATCGTTCTATCTTTACGAACCAACTGTTGATTTGAATGTAACTTGCATGGCTACTCATTCTTTTCTGTTCACTTTTGCCTCATATGTTTTTTGATTGCATAACCTCACTCTTAATTTCTTGCCTCAAAAACCTTGTGCGTCTACTACATGTATATCTACAACTTTTGGTTAAAACAAAAAGTTGCATATCCCATAACTATTGTTGCATATCACAATATATCTTTGTTCATATATTCAAACATGTATGGAAAATACTAATGTTGTAGACATGTTAACGAGGTTAAAGCGAAAGTGTGCTATAAATGAAGAGGAAAAtagggaaaaaaaggaaaattattgTCGGTACAATTATATATGTTATTGTCATTGTCATGCATTGGTATAGTAAGAGTGTTCTTCTCAATAGTGAGTGATATACTAAGTCAAAGTGGATTTAGTTGGGATGCAACCAAAAAGATGATAAGTGTAGATGAAGACTATGTCTGGCAAAAGTACGTGAAGGTATGACAAAATCATTGCTTTTCTTTTGTGTGTGTGATATTCTTTTAACTATTCTTATACTTATGGTTTGCTttttgatttttatgttttgactGTTAGTCACATAGTGGTGCTGAAAGTTTTTGTTGGAAGGTCATTCCAAATTGGGATGATATAGTGGATTTGTGTGGCAAAGATAAAGTCACGGGTGAGGGTGCTGAAACAGGTTTTGAAGCTGCTCGTCCGCATAATGAACCTAATCATATTGGTTTGGATGATAAACAAGGTTTAGAAGATATTGAAATTGTTAATGATACTACTTCAGCCAATGGTCAGAAGACTCAAAGCAAGAGAAAGCCAACAAATTTTGTTGATGTGCCTCATACAAAGAGAAAACCAATCACCCCTAAAGATATGATTGCAGATTCACTTGCCAAGATGGATGGCTTCATCCTTTCAAGACTATATTTGTGCAGACGCAAAGAAGCTTGATCCAACAAAGGTATATGATGAAGTAAATGCAATACCAAATCTTAGTgaagaacaaatcaaagcatGTGCTTGGTTAATCGAAAATGACAAGCAATTTCTCATGTTGAAGACACTTCcagttgagaagaaaaaaaaatggtattaTTGTTTACTTCACGAGGCGCATAGGattgttttcattatattttcCATTTTAGTGTTTTTCAGTAAGatattagttttcaaaaaaaaaaaaaaaaaaaaaaaaaaagccttgcATGTCATGAAAGTTCATTAACATTTGCAAGGGTGCTTTACTGAGATTTTCCTACTTCAATCAACTCTATCATATTATTGCAGACTCATCACATTATTGCAACTATTAATTGTTGAAAAATTTAGACTCTGGTTTTAACTAACCATTGTCTTGCTGATGTATCATTTTGAATCAACTTGGTGATTTTTTAACTAATGTCTCATTTTTGTTTGATGACTTTAACCCTGATGATTTATAACTAGTTTAACgtttttattcaaatttgtaTTCCTCTATATAATACAAATTCTAGCGAATAtccaaacaatgaaatttggaattcttgtcatttttgtaatttctaTGTATCCAACAtccaaacaatgaaatttcaattaACGAGAATTTAATTACTATCATTTGTAATTCCCGTCATTTAAAATTCTGTGATAATTTAGAaattcttcatccaaacatagtgttaggGTGAACACCACGCCGTCAAGGTTgcttggtttttcaaagggttttcataatgcttaataaGTCTTTCATGTTCACATTTGATCCGAATGTCtggacggattgcatgtttgatatacgttaTAGATTCGAGGTCCAAATATAActtactttaggaaaacctaactttcaaaatataaatgggcaattcataagtaattgggaGGAACTACATAGAATTGTTAATGTAACGGCGGAACCCTaatgtttttttaaattgattttcaaaactgttttcttttagttatATTCCTTTTGCCAAaccttttaaattgtttttattaaattcatttttataatttgaagacataaaatcaatattttcgaaactttgttttaaataattaattaacaattgGTTTTAAATAGAAATTGTTTTAAGAATCATGTGAAGAATGACCTTGCTTGAGCCGACTATATTGTGATAACCTTGTTACTCTTGTAAGTATTTTAGatatttttatccctacttttttaggtggtaaaaatcctatcaatatACATTTATGAATAATACCTTGCACCTAACTTTGATGTATATATTCAACTCTTGCAACAAACATATTATTATTGTGCAAATATCATAAACGGAattgtttaatttcttattttttatttgaggatGATCCCTCCAAAATATCATTAGAATCGAAAAATtgtttagtcatccaaatgtATGAAGCAAGTTGACAATGTATGTACCAAATAACATATTTACGATAAACTGTCCAAGTATCTGATAcaattaaatgactaaaaatctAACATTTGAGTTCTAAAAGTATCTTTAGATGATGAATAACAAACAAGATCTTTGGTAAGTAAAACGAACCTTGAATTAATTTCCAATCACCAATTTTACATCAACTAATGAATTACATAATTTTACAGAGCAGCCTTACTTGATCAACCCTAGtatgtaattaatttcttaatctgCCACGACCAAATAGCTGGTAATTTCTTTACAACTATATGTTTGCGTCATTTAATATTGTGCAAGACATAGTAAGGAGCTGGTGGTTTTGGGCATGTGCAATAAGTTCCCTTGCACATGGCTCCAAATTTTAAATGACCCTAAAAATATGATATCATCTACGTATCTATTAACTTGCTTTGTGGTTAAAAACTTCGTACTTGGAAAATTTTCTAGGTTCTGAATAAGAGAAACATGACATCCATATGTAAAAGCGGacttttatgtttttggtttggttctGCCTGCTTTATTCTAAATTGTCCTTATTAATACAACTATAGACATATAAATTAGCTTTGTAGCAGGAGTTTTTAATACAAGGGTCATTAAGTTAATTGCCTAAGTATATGAGCAACTGTGTTGATCTGGATAATGGGGCTTCTAGGAGTCGAAGTTGATTAAGAATTGGTGAATTCTAAACACGGCGGTGTTGATCTCCAAGAAGTGCTTCTTTAGTTTACTTTCGACAACGTTTGCATCACGGCTCATTAATTCGGATATGTGGTACAGCGGCCGGACTAAAGAACTAGAGAATAAAATATCATTATTAGGCCTCTTATTAGGTTTTCATTTTTAATGTACTTGTATTTACTATATACTGTACATTTAaggatgaatgaaaaataagttGAGCCAAGCACAATTTTTACATCTTCCAAATTCGATTTGAGCAAAAGTTGGAAGAAAAGCAGCTGCTTttcaagcgtaagtgtgaagtTTGCTTTTTTCCACCGCTAACTTTCAAAATAAGTAAAAAGTGGGAATTTTACCGAACAATCTAGCAACCTAACACTTTTTAAAAAGCAGTTCTAGGCCGAAAAAGCAGGCCCAAATCGTCACTAAGAGACATGAATGAAGGGTTACATCCGCATTTGTCTGTATTAGGACTTTAGGTGACCACTCCTGTAGCAAATATTGTATTAGAGCGCGGTTGTTACACAATGGAGAAGACAAAATAAAGCATGATTATTAGAATTTTATTCTCAATTGCTCGTCCTAATAAAGCATGAATTACAGTTGGAATATGATTTTTTTCTAATTACTTTCAAATCACCAATTTTACATGATCAAACCCTAGCTTGTAATTAATCCATGAACAATTTATGTTTTACAAACATATATTTGCGTCATTAGATATATTAGTTTGATACAGTTAGACGACTAAAAAAATTCTGATTTGAATGTTTTTTATAGCAATGATTGTTAAACGATGCTTAAGAAATTCAATGATTTTGATTATGAAAGTTTATGTTGAAAATACCTTATTCAACAAGGATGGACATGTTGCTCCACACATGGAATGAATGCAAATATTATCTATGCTTTGACAATCTCACGTCGTAAATTTGACAAAACAAATTACAATcattgttatatattttccttCTTACCTGTCTAGCAAACATGATCTTTGATATCCAAAGCAAACCCTAACTTTAGAATTACATTACTTTCCAATCATGATTTTACATCAACTAATAATGGATCACATAATCTTACAAAGCAGCCTTAATTACTTGATCAACCCTACTACGTACTTAATTTCTTAGTCTGCCATGACCAAATATTTATTTCtttacacacacatacatacatatatatataattgcgTCATTTGGTATTGTATAGAAATATTAAGGAGCCTACACTTTCTTTCCTATGATGGCCAGTCCCTTGTTCAGTAGCTTCAGCCATTAGCTAGTTGCCTCAATCATTTGCACGACTGAGTTGAGCTTGAGCATGGGGCTTTTAGGCGACGAATTTATCGTGCTGTCGACAAGTTTGAACCACTGGCTTCCCGGGTCGCACGAACTATCTCTGCTCAAGCAGTTGCAGGAATTTGTGACAACGGTATTGCTGGAGTCTACGTCAAGGCAAACGTCGGTACCATCCATGGTCTTAGATTGGAGGTGCAACTTAGAATCCGAAACGATATCCCATTGCGAATTCCTGGTCGTGCAAAGTATCCCCACTGCTGCCCGCTTATTCAGTCCATCAGCTTGTATGCAGAAATACGTTCCTTTCAGCGTTAGGACCTTCCTCGTTGAATAGGTCCAGGCTCCAGTCTGAGAACATGGACCTAACTTCAAAGGGCCAATGAATCCGACTTTTAGGACGCACAGGCCTGTGGCTGGATGGAAAATGATTTTATGCATCCTGGATTGAGCTAAGCCTGGCCCTGCAATCAACACAAACACATAATAAACCTCTCCGACACAAGCGATATTCTACACCCATGTTTGCCACAAGCAAATTAGCGTCAACCCTCCAAAAATGAAACATATGGTTCAAATCTCTTCAATGAAACAAAGATTATGTGCTGCATCAGTGGCCTATGTGGGCGAGCAAGGTCCACATCTAATTAACCATTAGAAATCACATGCGTCTAACCCTAGCAAAATTAAACGAGGAAATTGAAACACGGTATTACCTTGCAAAGGAGATTGGAGGACAGAGAGTCTCTGAGTTAGGCTTGAATTCCTGATATCGCTCCAATCCCAGTTCAAGATTCCATAATACTCTTCCATACCCACCACACCTTGCCTTAAATAATAACTCCCAACCAGGGTCCACAGAGCAAAATCCACATCAAATTCAGCAGCAGCAGCCATGAAGCAGTTTAAGTACCTGTTGTCATTTACATTGGTGCCCCTGTGGTCCACCCCAAACTCACTCACAAACAATGGGAACCCATAGTCAAGCAAAAATCCTGACTTTCTCTTCACGTTATTGTATACTTGGCCGCACACTTGGTTGGGATTGCCGTTCTTCCACGCCTGCCCATCTGAAAATCCATACCAGTGCACTTCAAATACTGTTTTCCCGGCAAATGTGAGGCTCACGGGTCGTTTGGCGAGGAAAGATAAGTCCGTGTCAAAACTCAAGCCAGAGAGAATGACAAGCACGTCTGCGTTTGCCGAGTGCACCGCCTCAGCTCCTCTTTGCATGTACCTAAACAACGGATATTTCATACAAGTTACAAGTAATTACCATTAATTCGTTTTGATCAGTCGTATGCATAAAGAAAGACATCAATTATGCTGTACTAGGGAAAAACCCACTATCTACACTATTAAATATAAACCAAATAGGTTAGCCAAAATAATCCAGGTAAGATAGATATAACCCTAGGTTATGTATTGATGTTACAAAAATGCCATGTGAACCATGTGGGATAACTTATTCACTTATGTTATAATACGTGAATTCATTTTCAGCTGGAAATGAAATGACGCACTTACTTGTACCAGTCGTCAACATTCTGTTTGGGGCCTCGCAGCTCATTCCTCAAGCTCATGCCCACCACATTACCGACGCCTTTGAACAATGTGGCCATTCGAGTTAGGCCAGTGATCCAAAGGTCCGGGTTGAAATACTTGTCACCAAAGAAACCACTGTCGTCGTTGTTGTTGCAACACCACCCAGGATTGCTTAAGTGATTATCAAGTATAACCATCACATTGTTGCTCCCAAGACTAGAAACCACTGCCTAAACATATGAAAATAAACCAGTCATTATCTTTTATGAATATTAGAAATAGTAAATTATGAGGGAGTCCTTATTGTCACTCTAAAAACTTATAAAGCCATGTCATCTAAAACCTAAGACCCCGTTTAGTGTGTTGGATGAGGTAGGTTGTGATCAATTAAAATAGACTTTGAGTCTAGTCTattgtttgttgtgtcaaaatgtGAGATGGATAGGAGTGCACATGATAGGTTATGAATCCATAATACAGTAACATATCCTCATACATGAGTTACAAGTCATGTCTTCCAGGTCTTTACCAATCCAATGTTATGTCTAATGCCCAATTCTATCCAGCCCACCATGGGCCCTAATCGTATTTCGCATGGCTGAGAAAAATTTCGGTTCATAACATGCCGGCATGGTTTTGATGCTTGTAGTACTCCACTTTAGTCCttgtaatttcaattttcacgACTTAAGTCTTTGTGGTGTATTAATTCTTGCAATTTAAGGACAACAACTTAATTGTCAATTTAGAACTCGTTTGAATGCGCTTTTCAAGTAACCGAAAgcgcttttaaagaaaatatttttgggttctaaaagcacttaaatGCTTCTGCAAAATGTCCCTGTTACATGCTTCttccaagaagcactttaagtgtttctcCAGAATTTATTTGCATCTTTACTAAAGATTGATTCTAAAAACGTTTTCATCAAAAACGGTTTCAGTCATTTTAACAACACATCCAACGAGTCTTTATCTGATAAAATTAGCATGTGTGATATATAATGAGAGAAATTTTCTCCTTTACTAAAGTGCATCTTATCCCAAACTAAAAGGACATAAAATCATACTTTAGTTGTATTaagtatattataaaatataatattttacaCATAAATTAATAACACAACGTAATAATATATAGAtagttaaacaaaaaaaactccGGGGAATCCTCTGTTGAGCTCCAGCAAAAGACAAAATTGAATTATGCAGTTACTAAATGGCAGGTACAATGGCGGTGTACAATTAGGGTCACCATCAACCAAATTACTgtgtaatttaatttgatttagtAAAACAAAAATCACTCTTGATATTGCCGCCATAgactaaaacaataataattgaAACCACAGAGTTGAAAATTTGGTACCTGGGTAGGGACGGACTGACATCGATAGGTAATTCCGTACACACCAAATATTTATCACATGATACTCTTACGTGTAAACAATATAAGCCGTCGATCATGTTGACAAAAATACTCATTAAAGTATGATGATCATGACTAACGTGTCTTCACTGGAAAGTTATCCTCATAGCAACCAATCCATGAAATTAACTTAAGAGAGTACCTAATCCTACGCATGATTGTGGGGTCCATGCAGCATATCATGATTaagcaaaataaataaaataaccagcatattttcttttccttttttttttctgtttgtttcccggGAAAATCACAGCGTACCTGGTAAGCTTTCAAGAGGGGGAGATCGACGAGGGCGGGATTGTTGGACTGGATACCGGAAATGGAATCGAGAAGGCCGAGGCTCTGAAACGACTGCCGAACAGTGACAGCTGCCAGCGTTTCATTCGTGGCGAGGAGAAGCGGCCACGTCAGCCTGACGCAGTTGAATCCCAGCGACGCGATTCGCTTGGCGATTGCATCCACCGGCTGCTTGCTGAGGCCTTCGGCGACGACGGCGTCGAGATGCGACGCCCAGTTCACGCACGCCAGCTTCACGCGCTGCCCGCTCTCGTCGACGATCCATCGGGAGGAGGTGGAGAGTGGGAGAGCCGAGGCTGCAGGCGCGAGTGTGAGAAGGGAAATGATCgagaggaaggagaagagtGAGATGACTGGCTTTGCCATGGTTGGAACTTCGAAGGAGGATTGTTGAAAATATATGGgaactcaatcttcaatttataTACTATGATTCAAAGGCCCACCACACTCATGTAGTACATATTTAAGAAAGATAATCAATTATTGCAAggctttatatatattttatcagGACTTATAGGGTAAAGAAATCtcattttattcaaaaataGTGATTAGTTGGGGGCTTATTTCATGTCAAATTTCACAATTcgaactatttattttgtaattttttatttatagatcattttttttttgtaaaaattcaattcaatcttaactatttgtttatataattatcactatgaaatttcattgtttcttataaaaTAAAGTATTCTCCAGTTTCTTTAAATTCAATTtgatgtctcaaatattttttatttagctAATATTTTGAAAGAACGATAtgtgaggtgcaacttgaaaaataaacggtttggatcgttaaaTTTCGATGTGATATGTGCCCTACAACCACAACtaataccttctttttttttaaaagaaaaaaaagaaaaaaaaaagatttcgtCCCTTAAACCATCTTCAACCATTgggttaaaaaaatttaatccagaaacatttttctgctccaacccttttgggttaaatttttagcacgagattattaaagaataaatttaggctattttttaaaagtaacttatttaaaaaaataaaaaaaagaagttatgtAGACTATCTTAATTTAtcttatgaacattttaacttaaaaatatttagatttcaattaatattgaaaaatcactaaactgaGACCATGAAATTCATGGAACATtatgaaacaaaattttcaattgttttagctgttggatttaattttgggcTATTAGATCTTTTTTTACCATTAAATTTGATCATACTAGATCTTAGCAGTTGAACTCAATGAattcataaatataaaactaaaaattaaataaatttgaatatgGAACGTTACCAAATGTCCATTTGAATATGTGTCGTCCAATTGAACCCAAGAGCCGTTGGGCTCATTATTGTGGTCGACAAGCCCACAAGGGTGGGCTCTTGCCCTGGTAGTGTGGTGTTGGGGCACGTGAAGTTCCGCGTCTGGCTTTCAAATGGCCGCTTCCATTCACATGTGGTGGGCCAGCTCACTAATTCAGTGTGGTATCCTGACCAAAATTTGGCCCAAAAAtaagtttttggttaaaattcatATTTGGCCCAAAGGTTAGAGCAAGTTGGAGTGAGTTTAAAATCTAAAagttgagttttactccaagaGTTGAGATAGGTCTAAAAGGCATCGTGTATTTTATTATGCCAAGtataattgaagaaaaattgtgGTTAATAAgttaatatataaaatttattcatgttatatttgaagaaaaaattgtaattaataagttaataatataaaatttattcatgttatatatatgttatttgcCATAAAGAGATAACGTTTGATGCGTTATCGGTTCCGTTGATGTTGGAATTGGAAACACGGCAAGTCATAGGAAGTTTTCACGTACGAGCAAGTATTAACGAAGCAAAAGCAACGCCAAGAATATGTAACAAGACCAACAAACCCTTTAACTTATGGAATGACGAGCATCAAATGGTGCTTGGACTTTTTGGTCTTTGACACACTTGCAAGGCATGCCACACATAATGCTTAAATATTCCTTTCCTTTCAAGATATCAAATTTTCGACTGAATTTTCTTGGAATTTCTTGTTCATAACTATTTTAGCACTGACAGAGCCACATTAAGGGCTACCTTAGACTATAGCCTAGGTAGCTTTTGGTAGAAAATAAAATGTAGACCACTATATATTTAGTTATTGTTCGAATTCTCTtggtttaattatataatacaatTTACAAACTATCTCTTTTTCTCATCGCTTCATGTACATGTAcaagtttgaatttgtttgaataaCGAAAATTCTTGGCTCACCTTATAAAAATTTTCTTAAGCTAGCTAATactgtgaaaaatacaatatcacgtttctttttttttttataaagatttcATCTTTAAGCTAGCCTAACCGATGAAAATTTTATAACTCTGCCATTGTATTTTAGTTCACGTGCAAAGATATGGACATATTATTTTGGCCAACTAAACGCTCAAATCACATTTACCATTCACTACTACATTCGCCAACTTTAAATACAAAGGAATTCTACGTGCATGAGTAGGGTCTATCTCTATTATAGAAATAAGCATTCAAAGAGGATACGACATCAAACACGAAGGATATGAATCACAGGTGAAAGGGTGTGACATGATATAACGAGTGAGAGACATCCAGACAAACCATGTGGTCTTGGTGTTCACACTATAGTTTTTTATCCTATTTGGGAGTGGTATTAGAAGCGGATGCACATTGGGACCTAGTTGGTCCCATGACCACTCGAAGTTTTATGAAATGTACATGTGAAGGTCTTTTGAAGACCCTCTGAGTGTTTTGTATAGGTCCCTTTGCACCTACAATGTGTTTGATGTAATACATGATAGGCATATTTCAACAAGTTGTGTGGACAAAACTCGACAAATTCTCTCGAAATCACTCATCAAGGgtttgacatatatatatatatatatatatgtatatgtatatatttgcattCATCTTCTATCTAAAAAACTTGAACATTTAAAACTAGGACCACCCAAGATTCGAATTCTAGATCCGCCACTGAATGGTACGCAATGCAATAAGTGAAATGTGGTACAAATGCATTATTGTTTCTTTAGCCATACTTACTTGCTTGGAATACGAGAAGTAACGAGAGATAAGGATACAAAAATGTTACTTAGTTGTTCATATATGAGAAAAACAACCCGTATTTGCTacacgatgtgggatgttaggTGTTCGCATAGACAGACAATAGTCAAGCCGACAAATATCGTCCGGATCAGACCCTATAACA
This Pyrus communis chromosome 6, drPyrComm1.1, whole genome shotgun sequence DNA region includes the following protein-coding sequences:
- the LOC137736700 gene encoding glycosyl hydrolase 5 family protein-like — its product is MAKPVISLFSFLSIISLLTLAPAASALPLSTSSRWIVDESGQRVKLACVNWASHLDAVVAEGLSKQPVDAIAKRIASLGFNCVRLTWPLLLATNETLAAVTVRQSFQSLGLLDSISGIQSNNPALVDLPLLKAYQAVVSSLGSNNVMVILDNHLSNPGWCCNNNDDSGFFGDKYFNPDLWITGLTRMATLFKGVGNVVGMSLRNELRGPKQNVDDWYKYMQRGAEAVHSANADVLVILSGLSFDTDLSFLAKRPVSLTFAGKTVFEVHWYGFSDGQAWKNGNPNQVCGQVYNNVKRKSGFLLDYGFPLFVSEFGVDHRGTNVNDNRYLNCFMAAAAEFDVDFALWTLVGSYYLRQGVVGMEEYYGILNWDWSDIRNSSLTQRLSVLQSPLQGPGLAQSRMHKIIFHPATGLCVLKVGFIGPLKLGPCSQTGAWTYSTRKVLTLKGTYFCIQADGLNKRAAVGILCTTRNSQWDIVSDSKLHLQSKTMDGTDVCLDVDSSNTVVTNSCNCLSRDSSCDPGSQWFKLVDSTINSSPKSPMLKLNSVVQMIEATS